ACTCTGACCAAGGATGGGGATATCAAATGAAACAATATTCTATACTCCTCAAGAAAAATAAAATATTTCAATCTATGAGCCGTAAAGGAAATTGTTATGATAATGCGGTGATGGAAAATTTTTTGGGGTTACTCAAGCAAGAAATTTATTATGGTTATGTTTTCTTGTCTTTTAAAGCACTTCAAACAGCCCTTAAAGATTTTATTTATTATTATAATCATGAACGAATTAAAAAGAAATTAGGCTGGAGATCTCCAATAGAGTATCGTCTGTGCCACGAAATAATAAATAAATAAAGATTGATAAAAATTTGACTTAATAATATCTATTAGATAAAATCAGGCAATACAGTATATATTACTATGAACAATTATAAAATATATTTTAGTTATTCATACAATAGTTTAAAGGAGGAATAAAAGTGTGGTATTTTGAAGAAGATAACACAAGCCCAATAATCACCGGCAAAAAGCAGGCTCAATCAAATCATGGGAATATTAATCTTAAGCCCTTGCCAAAAACTGCCGTTCTTTTGTATATGAGGGGGTTAGAATCTATAAAAGAAAAGTATCAACTTGAACTAATTTCGAAAAAATTTCCTAGATTTTTAAATTCTTGCCCAATTTATAAAGTTCCAGAGAGTGAAGTCTGTTTATTAGATGGGGGACGTGGTGCCCCAATGGCAGTAGATACGATTGAAGTCCTCAAATCATATGGTGTTGAGAACATAATTTCAATAGGTTTAATGGGTTCAATAGTAGGGGGAGTTGATGTAGGTGATATTGTAATCCCAAGTAAGGCTTATGTAGAAGAAGGGGCATCATTACATTATTATAAAAAAATTGAATATAGCACACCAAATTTAGAATTATTAAATGTAATTTCTGAAAAAAGTCCTGACTCAATAGTAAGACCAATTATTACCACAGACTCAATATATAGGCAAACTTATTATAAAGAAAAGTTATGGAGAAACAAAGGTTGTGTAGGAATTGATATGGAAACGTCAGCTTTATTTTCAGTTGGAAGGTATTTAAGTATGAACGTTTGCTCAGCGTTAATGGTCTCTGATAAACATCCCATTGATCAATTTCAAGAAAGTTGGGGATGGAAATTAACTGAAAGTCAGCGACAAGAATTTTTAGAAAATATGCTTAATATTATATTGTTAACTTTTAAAACAAAAAAGATGAGGTAATTTCTCATCTAAAAGTCCAACTTTTGGGGTTCACATCAGTTTTCTATAAAAGGGGTTCTTTTTAATAAAAATATAAATTATATGTGTTGTCGTCGAATTTTTAATCGATTCATAAAGAATGCTAACGGTGGAAATATGATGAATGTAGATAAAGCGTGGACGAAGTCGAAAGGAACGCCAGAAAGGTAATACCCTAAAAAGCCGCTGGTTCCAAAACCATAGATTATTCCTGAGAATAGAGTAATGCAGATTCCGTAAGAAAATACACCAGTCACAAGTATCGTGATAATCATAATCCATAAACTATTTGTAAGCCCTAAAAAAAGGGAAAAAGCAAAAAACATTGCAGTGATTGGTTTAACATTAGGGAGAAATGCGAACCAAATTCTAAGAGTTGAGCACAGCGCTGCTAAAACAGCGATTAATGCTAGGCGGTGTATTAAGTTATTGTTCATATTATAAAGTTTTCCTCTGGTTATTTGCTATGTGAGATTGAAGATTTATCTATTTTTGTATGGATTGAACAATCGTAGTTGATTAAATAGCTATTTATAATCAATTGATGAGTAGATTTTGTTACTTGTATGAGCATTAATAATAAATATCACCTACT
The DNA window shown above is from Lactococcus sp. S-13 and carries:
- a CDS encoding nucleoside phosphorylase, whose translation is MWYFEEDNTSPIITGKKQAQSNHGNINLKPLPKTAVLLYMRGLESIKEKYQLELISKKFPRFLNSCPIYKVPESEVCLLDGGRGAPMAVDTIEVLKSYGVENIISIGLMGSIVGGVDVGDIVIPSKAYVEEGASLHYYKKIEYSTPNLELLNVISEKSPDSIVRPIITTDSIYRQTYYKEKLWRNKGCVGIDMETSALFSVGRYLSMNVCSALMVSDKHPIDQFQESWGWKLTESQRQEFLENMLNIILLTFKTKKMR